ACGATCAGGGGAAACTGGTCCGCTGGAACAAAAAGCACGAGACCATGACCGGGTATACGGCTGAAGAGCTGGCAGGGATGTCGTTGCTCGACTGGTACCGGGGGAGTGAAGAGGACATCGCAGCTATCACCCGAGGGGTGGAACAATGTCTGGTTGAAGGATATGCCGAGGCCACGGGCAATCTGCAGATCAAGGACGGCTCAAAGATCCTGTTCCACTTTACGGCTGTGCGGCTGGAGATCGATGGCAAGACCTATTTCGCGGGGATCGGCATCGACATCACCGAGCGTGAGAAGCTGCAAAACGAGCTGATCAAGATGCAGAAACTGGAATCCCTTGGCGTGCTTGCCGGAGGGATTGCCCATGATTTCAACAATATTCTCACCGGGATCATGGGGAACATCTCATTTGCCAAAATAGTGCTTGACGAGTCGCACGAGGCGTTTAAACCTCTCGAAAAAGCGGAAAAGGCTTCTTTGAGAGCAGCAGAGCTGGCCAAAAAGCTGCTCATTTTTGCCAAGGGCGGACAACCGGTCAAAAAAGCGGTTACGGTGCAGAGCATCGTTAAAAAAGCAATCTCTACGGCTCTAAGCGACACATCGATAAAATTCAGCCTGGAATTTCCGCTGAATTTCCCTATGGTCGAGGTGGATGAAAGCCAGTTGAGCCAGGCATTTCTCAATATAGTCAACAATGCGGTGCAGGCGATGTCGTCAGGGGGTAAACTGGCAGTCCGTGGAGAAACCGTTGCACTCCCGGCAGAAAACAGTATCGGGCTGCCAGCCGGTGACTATGTCACAATTGCTTTTACCGATGAAGGGTGCGGCATACCCGCAGCCAACCTGAAGAAAATCTTCGACCCGTACTTCAGTACCAAAGCCGGCGGTTCAGGACTCGGTCTGGCCTCGGCACACACCATCATTACTAAGCATGGCGGCCAGATCACTGTCGAATCAACGGTTGGAGAGGGGACAACGTTCTCCGTCTATCTTCCCGCAGCAACGGCACCAGAGGGTATAGAGCACAGTGGAAACGAGGAAAACTCAGGAAAGCACGGTGCCATTCTGGTGATGGATGATGAAGAAATGGTCAGGGACATTACTTCGCTGATGCTGGAGAGACTCGGCTATAAAGTGACAACCTGCATCAACGGCGACGAAGCCATTTCTTTCTATCATTCTGCCATGGAAGCCGGGACGCCATTCTGTATCGTAATCATGGACCTCACTATCCCCGGAGGGATGGGAGGTGTCGAGGCTGCCAGCCGCATCCGGGCCTTTGACCCGGACGCCTGTCTGATTGTTTCCAGTGGCTATTCTGACGATCCGGTCATGGCAAACTACCATGACTACGGATTCTGTGCGGCAATGGGAAAACCGTACAAGGTGGAGACTATTGCCAAGGTTCTGGAGAAATGCAATAACTCGACAAAATAGCTACATCCGAACCACCTGATCCGCCAGCGCCAGACAGGCGGGCCGGTGGCTGATCAGCAGCACGGTCTTTCCGGCCCGACGTCTTTTCCTAACGTCTTCCCCATGCCGAACCACAGCAACACGAGGCAGGACAACCTCAGGAGCAGCAGTCTCCGGCCAATTTCTCCAGTTTGTGCTCCCTCAGCCATTCATGGATCATTCCCGAGGCGCAGCCGACCCCGGCATCAACCTTGATGGCCTTGACCGGGCAGTTCAGGGCGCAGGCGCCGCACTCCATGCAGGCATCCCGATCTTGCATAACGGCCTTCTTCGCGGTTACGGCGAATACCTGGTGCGGACAGACCTCCTGACAGCGACCACAGCCGATACAGGCCGCCTGGTCCAACTCTAGAGTCACCACGCTCGATAAATAACGAAAACCTTTCATAGCAACCTCACGCTCATATAAACCGGCCAGCCACCAGCAGCAGCACCCCGATCGCTAACGATACTCCCATGATTGGCAACCCCAGGCGCATCTCTTTCTTGACCCCGGAGCGGGAGGTGTAGGTCGAGCAACCGGTGAAGTTAAGGGTGTAGAAGGCGCTAACCGCCGGCAGGGCCAGGAAGACAGCCAGCGTAATCGGGATGTTCCACGTCGTCCCGCCGGCCAGCAGGTAGAAGCAGACCGCCCAGACCAGCCCCACCTCGGCCCCCTTGACGACAAAGCTGCGCCCCGGTAGCCATGGCAGCAAGAGCGGCCCCACCGCTATTCCAGACAGGACCGCCCCGACATAGCCGCCAAAGGCCGTCAGGCCAACAGCCGCGCCACCAGCAACCGCGAAAGCCGACAACACGATAACTGCCATTACGGCCAGTGATTTCATGGCCGACACTATCTCCACCGGAATCAATATCAGCCGTTCGTACATGGA
This window of the Geoanaerobacter pelophilus genome carries:
- the hgcB gene encoding mercury methylation ferredoxin HgcB — translated: MKGFRYLSSVVTLELDQAACIGCGRCQEVCPHQVFAVTAKKAVMQDRDACMECGACALNCPVKAIKVDAGVGCASGMIHEWLREHKLEKLAGDCCS